One part of the Lycorma delicatula isolate Av1 chromosome 7, ASM4794821v1, whole genome shotgun sequence genome encodes these proteins:
- the Trs31 gene encoding trafficking protein particle complex subunit 31 gives MNNMTISAVRPKTSILDKSLSKGRGEVNLSCYALLFSELVQYCQNRVYTVPELQNKLAEMGQEVGIKLLDLYFVREKSCKRETKLLNMLLFIKSTLWKGLFGREADKLEHANDDERIYYLIEKEPLVNKFISVPKDKGNLNCAIFIAGIIESILNSSGFTAKVTAHWHKGTTYMVQFDESVIARDKQMEER, from the exons atgaataatatgacTATATCGGCTGTTCGTCCGAAAACGAGTATTTTGGATAAATCTCTTAGTAAAGGTAGAGGAGAGGTTAATCTGAGCTGTTACGCGTTATTGTTTTCTGAATTAGTTCAGTACTGTCAAAACAGAGTTTATACAGTGCCAGAACTTCAAAATAA ATTGGCAGAAATGGGGCAGGAAGTTGGCATCAAACTGTTAGACTTATATTTTGTTcgtgaaaaaagttgtaaaagagAAACGAAATTGTTAAATATGttacttttcataaaaagtaCTTTGTGGaag gGTTTGTTTGGAAGAGAAGCAGATAAATTGGAGCATGCAAATGATgatgaaagaatttattatttaattgaaaaagaaccgttggttaataaatttatttctgtgccaaaagataaaggaaatttaaattgtGCCATATTTATTGCTGGTATTATTGAATCTATTTTGAATAGCAGTGGATTT acaGCTAAAGTGACAGCTCATTGGCATAAAGGAACAACATATATGGTGCAGTTTGATGAATCCGTAATTGCTAGAGATAAACAAATGGAAGAACGTTAG